Proteins from a single region of candidate division WOR-3 bacterium:
- the sppA gene encoding signal peptide peptidase SppA, whose translation MNKKILITGGIILGILLVYILSFLSIKTQKSTPIKGGVGIFEVKDVLVDSKTYRKNLDYLKKRKDVKALLIYINSPGGGVVASQEIYYSIRKFKEEKNVPVVAYISAVGASGGYYVAISADKIMAAPGAITGSIGVIAEFPSFYELLEKIGIKFRIFKKGKFKDVGSPFRDISEEEKKYLEDLLDDVYRQFFKEVSIRRNLDTLNLKEWAEGKIFTGRQAKKLGLIDTLGTYEDALLLAGKLAGIKEKPKEIRPPERRRGLLYMLFEELVNLNFLKLKYIMIF comes from the coding sequence ATGAATAAAAAAATTTTAATAACAGGTGGAATTATACTTGGAATTCTTTTAGTCTATATACTCTCTTTCCTTTCAATAAAAACTCAAAAGTCTACACCAATTAAAGGTGGAGTTGGAATTTTTGAAGTTAAAGATGTTCTTGTAGATTCAAAGACATACAGAAAAAATCTTGATTATTTAAAAAAAAGAAAGGATGTTAAAGCATTACTTATTTACATAAATTCTCCGGGTGGAGGTGTAGTTGCGTCACAGGAAATATACTATTCTATAAGAAAATTTAAAGAAGAGAAAAATGTTCCTGTTGTTGCTTATATTTCAGCAGTTGGTGCTTCAGGAGGTTATTATGTTGCAATTTCTGCTGATAAGATAATGGCTGCTCCAGGTGCAATAACAGGTTCAATAGGTGTCATAGCAGAGTTTCCATCCTTTTATGAACTTTTGGAAAAGATAGGAATAAAGTTTAGAATTTTTAAGAAGGGAAAGTTTAAGGATGTTGGTTCTCCCTTCAGAGATATTTCAGAGGAAGAAAAAAAATATCTTGAGGATTTACTTGATGATGTATACAGGCAATTTTTTAAAGAAGTTTCTATAAGGAGAAATCTTGATACTTTAAATTTAAAGGAATGGGCGGAGGGTAAAATATTTACAGGAAGACAGGCTAAAAAATTGGGACTTATCGATACACTCGGAACCTATGAAGATGCTCTTCTATTAGCTGGAAAACTTGCTGGAATAAAAGAAAAACCTAAGGAAATAAGACCACCTGAAAGAAGAAGGGGTCTTTTATACATGTTATTTGAGGAATTAGTTAATTTAAATTTTTTAAAATTAAAATATATAATGATTTTTTGA